One window from the genome of Deltaproteobacteria bacterium encodes:
- a CDS encoding sulfotransferase: MSEFALTEEAVLDAARAATGLSDFGDPSFRPGLRILLETYDRGAGLDELGRKLAFRRVVQLLGTRLRVEQALRTSPQIREQKIRRPLYLTGLPRTGTSALFNLLGCDPNARPLLLWEGFFPDPLPGHPPGAPDPRYLAVKGAYERMRERDGGFAKIHFASADTPEECVLLLAHAFCDVQMGIEVLVEPYASWFRQQDLRPAYRYYLDLLRMLQLQRPGARWLLKSPAHLWAIDVLLEQIPDACIVFTHRDPRECVASYCSMLESLLESRHFAPLSDLGPRVLEYLEASQARALAQRARAPSEHFFDVAYGDFVADPLRTARQIHAHFGLDFSAGVERAMREHVAAHPQGEHGAHEYELARFGLEEADVLDRLGTD; encoded by the coding sequence AGACCTACGATCGCGGCGCGGGGCTCGACGAGCTGGGCCGGAAGCTCGCCTTCCGCCGCGTGGTGCAGCTGCTCGGCACGCGGCTCCGCGTCGAGCAGGCTTTGCGGACCTCGCCCCAGATCCGCGAGCAGAAGATCCGCCGGCCGCTGTACCTGACCGGGCTGCCGCGCACCGGCACCTCTGCGCTCTTCAATCTTCTCGGCTGCGATCCGAACGCCCGCCCGCTTCTGCTCTGGGAGGGATTCTTTCCCGATCCGCTTCCCGGTCACCCGCCCGGCGCTCCCGATCCGCGCTACCTGGCGGTGAAGGGCGCCTACGAGCGCATGCGCGAGCGCGACGGCGGCTTCGCGAAGATCCACTTCGCCAGCGCCGACACTCCGGAGGAGTGCGTGCTCCTGCTCGCGCACGCGTTCTGCGACGTGCAGATGGGGATCGAGGTGCTGGTCGAGCCGTACGCCTCGTGGTTCAGGCAGCAGGATCTGCGCCCGGCCTACCGCTACTACCTGGATCTGCTGCGCATGCTGCAGCTGCAGCGCCCCGGAGCGCGCTGGCTGCTCAAATCGCCCGCGCATCTCTGGGCGATCGACGTGCTGCTCGAGCAGATCCCGGACGCGTGCATCGTCTTCACGCACCGCGACCCGCGCGAGTGCGTGGCGTCGTACTGCAGCATGCTCGAGTCGCTGCTCGAGTCGCGGCACTTCGCGCCTCTCTCCGATCTGGGGCCGCGCGTGCTCGAGTACCTCGAAGCGAGCCAGGCGCGGGCGCTCGCGCAGCGAGCTCGCGCCCCGTCGGAGCACTTCTTCGACGTGGCCTACGGAGACTTCGTCGCCGATCCGCTCCGGACCGCGCGGCAGATCCACGCGCACTTCGGCCTCGACTTCTCCGCCGGGGTCGAACGCGCAATGCGCGAGCACGTCGCGGCCCATCCGCAGGGAGAGCACGGCGCGCACGAGTACGAGCTCGCGCGCTTCGGGCTCGAGGAAGCAGACGTGTTGGACCGGCTCGGCACGGACTGA
- a CDS encoding NAD(P)-dependent oxidoreductase, which translates to MRGEKILVAGPTGQVGGPLAVALARENEVWGVARFGDARARSRLEAAGVRCVAADLASGDLAKLPDDFSYALNFSVAKTHDWDRDLAANAEGTGFLMHHCRSARAFLHCSSTAVYAPNGHERLRETSPLGDNHAAFGFLPTYSICKIAAEGVARFSARQLGLPTLIARLNVPYGDAGGWPAVHLELMRAGKPIAVHENAPSLFNPIHEDDLLASLPRLLAVASVPATIVNWGGSEAVSIEDWCAWLGELTGLEPVFAPTRRTIESTCIDTTRMHELIGPTQVPWRDGFRRMVAARRPELLRATVVG; encoded by the coding sequence TTGCGAGGCGAGAAGATCCTGGTGGCCGGTCCGACGGGTCAGGTCGGCGGGCCGCTCGCAGTCGCGCTCGCGCGCGAGAACGAGGTCTGGGGCGTCGCGCGCTTCGGCGACGCGCGCGCCCGCTCGCGGCTCGAGGCGGCCGGGGTGCGCTGCGTGGCAGCGGATCTCGCCAGCGGCGATCTCGCGAAGCTGCCGGACGACTTCAGCTACGCGCTCAACTTCTCGGTCGCGAAGACCCACGACTGGGACCGCGACCTCGCGGCGAACGCGGAAGGCACCGGGTTCCTCATGCACCACTGCCGGAGCGCGCGCGCGTTCCTGCACTGCTCGTCGACGGCGGTCTACGCGCCGAACGGCCACGAGCGCTTGCGCGAGACCTCGCCGCTCGGCGACAACCACGCGGCGTTCGGCTTCCTGCCGACCTACAGCATCTGCAAGATCGCGGCGGAAGGAGTCGCCCGCTTCTCCGCGCGGCAGCTCGGGCTGCCGACGCTGATCGCGCGCCTGAACGTGCCCTACGGCGATGCGGGCGGCTGGCCGGCAGTCCACCTGGAGCTGATGCGCGCGGGAAAGCCGATCGCCGTGCACGAGAACGCCCCGAGCCTGTTCAATCCGATCCACGAGGACGACCTGCTCGCCAGCCTGCCGCGACTGCTCGCGGTCGCGTCGGTGCCTGCGACGATCGTGAACTGGGGCGGCAGCGAGGCCGTGAGCATCGAGGACTGGTGTGCGTGGCTGGGAGAGCTGACCGGGCTCGAGCCCGTCTTTGCCCCGACGCGCCGGACGATCGAGAGCACCTGCATCGACACCACGCGAATGCACGAGCTGATCGGGCCGACGCAGGTGCCCTGGCGCGACGGCTTCCGGCGCATGGTCGCCGCCCGTCGCCCGGAGCTGCTGCGCGCGACCGTGGTAGGCTGA
- a CDS encoding VOC family protein, giving the protein MAFENKEFELRGINHLALVCKDMARTVDFYTNVLGIPLIKTLDLPGGMGQHFFFDIGNGNLLAFFWFPDSPPAAPGIAAPGDRGLVTAHGSMNHVAFDVAPEKIEEYRAKLVAKGIAVTELVDHDESETQVAKKMHPGVWIRSIYFKDPDGILLEFASLTRSIGPGEVKHPGATPKNRERYLAQREAAPKR; this is encoded by the coding sequence ATGGCATTCGAGAACAAGGAGTTCGAGCTGCGCGGGATCAACCACCTGGCGCTGGTCTGCAAGGACATGGCGCGGACGGTCGACTTCTACACCAACGTGCTCGGCATCCCGCTGATCAAGACGCTCGATCTGCCGGGCGGAATGGGCCAGCACTTCTTCTTCGACATCGGAAACGGGAACCTGCTCGCGTTCTTCTGGTTCCCGGACTCCCCGCCCGCGGCGCCGGGCATCGCCGCGCCGGGCGACCGGGGACTGGTGACCGCGCACGGCTCGATGAACCACGTCGCGTTCGACGTGGCGCCCGAGAAGATCGAGGAGTACCGCGCGAAGCTCGTCGCCAAGGGGATCGCGGTCACCGAGCTCGTCGATCACGACGAGTCCGAGACTCAGGTCGCCAAGAAGATGCACCCGGGCGTGTGGATCCGCTCGATCTACTTCAAGGACCCGGACGGCATCCTGCTCGAGTTCGCCTCGCTCACGCGCAGCATCGGCCCCGGCGAGGTGAAGCACCCCGGCGCCACGCCGAAGAACCGCGAGCGCTACCTGGCGCAGCGCGAAGCCGCGCCCAAGCGCTGA
- a CDS encoding acyl-CoA desaturase, with translation MLNSLLTRYDRAPDERVNWVRSTPFILVHLLPLAAIWTGVTSFDVALCGVLFALKMFFVTAGYHRYFSHRAFKTSRAMQFLLAFGGGIAAQKGALWWAAHHRHHHRFSDQPEDIHSPMKGFWWSHIGWITCDRYNDTEYGAIRDFARYPELRFLDTYHYVPPIVLGAICFALGGWSALWIGFFGSTVLTYHSTFLINSVTHMFGRRRYALTDTSRNSLIMALLTFGEGWHNNHHHYQGSANMGFYWWEIDISYYVLKALSYVGLVWDLRLPPASALEENRVADGHPDLAMAALQD, from the coding sequence ATGCTGAATTCGCTGCTTACGCGGTACGACCGAGCGCCGGACGAGCGCGTGAACTGGGTGCGCAGCACCCCGTTCATCCTGGTGCACCTGCTCCCGCTCGCCGCCATCTGGACCGGCGTCACGAGCTTCGACGTTGCGCTCTGCGGCGTGCTCTTCGCGCTGAAGATGTTCTTCGTCACCGCGGGCTACCACCGCTACTTCTCGCACCGCGCCTTCAAGACCAGCCGTGCGATGCAATTCCTGCTCGCCTTCGGCGGAGGCATCGCGGCGCAGAAGGGCGCGCTCTGGTGGGCGGCCCATCACCGGCACCACCATCGCTTCTCGGATCAGCCCGAGGACATCCACTCGCCCATGAAGGGCTTCTGGTGGAGCCACATCGGCTGGATCACCTGCGACCGCTACAACGACACGGAGTACGGCGCGATCCGCGACTTCGCGCGCTACCCCGAGCTGCGCTTCCTGGACACGTATCACTACGTTCCGCCGATCGTGCTCGGCGCGATCTGCTTTGCGCTGGGTGGCTGGAGCGCGCTCTGGATCGGCTTCTTCGGCTCGACCGTGCTGACCTACCACTCGACGTTCCTGATCAACTCCGTGACGCACATGTTCGGGCGCCGTCGCTACGCGCTCACCGACACGAGCCGCAACTCGCTGATCATGGCCCTGCTCACCTTCGGCGAGGGGTGGCACAACAACCACCACCACTACCAGGGCTCCGCGAACATGGGCTTCTACTGGTGGGAGATCGACATCTCCTACTACGTGTTGAAGGCCTTGAGCTACGTCGGACTGGTCTGGGATCTGCGCCTGCCGCCGGCCTCGGCCCTGGAGGAGAACCGCGTCGCGGACGGCCATCCCGACCTCGCGATGGCTGCCCTCCAGGACTGA
- a CDS encoding NAD(P)/FAD-dependent oxidoreductase: protein MATVSGSAAAGQRAEHFDVLIVGAGISGVGGAYHLQQQCPGKSFVVLDSLESYGGTWLTHTYPGIRSDSDLYTFGYRFKPWTTAPVATADEILKYMGEVIDENDLAKHIRYRHKITTAKWSSQDKLWTVDATRLDTGEQLRFTTNFLWMCQGYYHHDKGYTPEWKDMELYKGTLIHAQNWRKDVDYRNKKVLVIGSGATTATVVPAIAADTEHTMVLQRSPTYFYPAPNKNEVADMLRELDIDESWIHEIVRRKILHDQQVMTKLCIDFPDLATEQLLAGVRAYLPEEEVKANFTPKYRPWQQRLAFVPDGDLFKGILAGKASVITDEVDRFTEKGVLTQSGKEIQADIIIAATGFNICVLGDIAFSVDGKPIDLHDSVTYRGMMFTGMPNLLWIFGYFRASWTLRVDLLSDFVCRLLSHLEKKGKKQVEVTLRPEDKDMPISGWIDPNNFNPGYLMRAMHLLPRRGDKPEWQHTQDYWTEKVAIPAIDLDGKEFIYR from the coding sequence ATGGCGACGGTCAGTGGATCGGCAGCGGCGGGCCAGCGCGCGGAGCACTTCGACGTGCTCATCGTCGGCGCAGGCATCTCCGGCGTCGGCGGCGCCTACCACCTGCAGCAGCAGTGCCCCGGCAAGAGCTTCGTCGTGCTCGACTCGCTCGAGAGCTACGGCGGCACCTGGCTCACGCACACCTACCCGGGCATCCGCTCGGACAGCGACCTGTACACCTTCGGCTATCGCTTCAAGCCCTGGACGACCGCTCCGGTGGCGACGGCCGACGAGATCCTGAAGTACATGGGCGAGGTGATCGACGAGAACGACCTCGCCAAGCACATCCGCTACCGGCACAAGATCACGACGGCGAAGTGGTCGAGCCAGGACAAGCTCTGGACCGTCGACGCCACGCGCCTCGACACCGGAGAGCAGCTGCGCTTCACCACGAACTTCCTCTGGATGTGCCAGGGCTACTACCACCACGACAAGGGCTACACGCCGGAGTGGAAGGACATGGAGCTCTACAAGGGCACGCTGATCCACGCCCAGAACTGGCGGAAGGATGTGGACTACCGGAACAAGAAGGTGCTGGTGATCGGGTCCGGGGCGACCACGGCCACGGTGGTGCCCGCGATCGCGGCCGACACGGAGCACACGATGGTGCTGCAGCGCTCTCCGACCTACTTCTACCCGGCGCCCAACAAGAACGAGGTCGCCGACATGCTGCGCGAGCTCGACATCGACGAGAGCTGGATCCACGAGATCGTGCGCCGGAAGATCCTGCACGACCAGCAGGTGATGACGAAGCTCTGCATCGACTTCCCCGACCTGGCGACGGAGCAGCTGCTCGCCGGCGTGCGCGCGTACCTGCCCGAGGAGGAGGTCAAGGCCAACTTCACGCCGAAGTACCGGCCCTGGCAGCAGCGCCTGGCGTTCGTGCCCGACGGCGACCTGTTCAAGGGCATCCTGGCCGGCAAGGCCTCGGTGATCACCGACGAGGTCGACCGCTTCACCGAGAAGGGCGTGCTGACGCAGTCGGGCAAGGAGATCCAGGCCGACATCATCATCGCGGCCACCGGCTTCAACATCTGCGTGCTGGGCGACATCGCGTTCAGCGTCGACGGCAAGCCGATCGACCTGCACGACTCGGTGACCTACCGCGGGATGATGTTCACCGGGATGCCGAACCTGCTCTGGATCTTCGGCTACTTCCGCGCCAGCTGGACGCTCCGCGTGGACCTGCTCTCCGACTTCGTCTGCCGGCTGCTGAGCCACCTGGAAAAGAAGGGCAAGAAGCAGGTCGAGGTCACGCTCCGGCCCGAGGACAAGGACATGCCGATCTCCGGCTGGATCGACCCGAACAACTTCAATCCCGGCTACCTGATGCGCGCCATGCACCTGCTGCCGCGGCGCGGCGACAAGCCCGAGTGGCAGCACACGCAGGACTACTGGACGGAGAAGGTCGCGATCCCCGCCATCGACCTCGACGGCAAGGAGTTCATCTACCGCTGA
- a CDS encoding LLM class flavin-dependent oxidoreductase, translating to MRFGVFYELQLPKPWAPDSEHKLIQEAIAQVQLADRIGIDYAWAVEHHFLDEYSHCSASEVFLTALAAKTERIRIGFGIRQVIPNYNHPSRTAEAVAMLDLVSNGRVEFGIGEGATRLELHGYGIDAKRKQAISFEAAEQIANMMVMEPYPGYQGEGFSMPCRNVLPKPLQKPHPPMWLACTNRKTIEIAARNGLGALAFTFLDPAEARTWADLYYSIIKSEQCVPLGHSVNANIAMVAGFSLHHDAAEAHRRGMDGFAFFRYAINALVANDAVPGRSRLWEEYQELKGRELPTIGAPGIGTPADYRELVKGFGDVGVDQIIFLQQGGKNRHDHICESLDLFGREVLPHFVEGREEREARKARELAPHIEKALARKRRMPALSDAEIPVVKASREREAFYYKE from the coding sequence ATGAGGTTCGGCGTCTTCTACGAGCTGCAGCTGCCCAAGCCCTGGGCACCGGATTCCGAGCACAAGCTGATCCAGGAGGCCATCGCGCAGGTCCAGCTCGCCGACCGGATCGGCATCGACTACGCCTGGGCGGTCGAGCACCACTTCCTGGACGAGTACTCCCACTGCTCCGCGTCCGAGGTCTTCCTGACGGCGCTGGCCGCGAAGACCGAGCGGATCCGGATCGGCTTCGGAATCCGGCAGGTGATCCCGAACTACAACCACCCGTCGCGAACCGCTGAAGCGGTGGCCATGCTCGACCTGGTCTCGAACGGCCGCGTCGAGTTCGGAATCGGCGAGGGCGCCACGCGCCTCGAGCTGCACGGCTACGGCATCGACGCCAAGCGCAAGCAGGCGATCTCGTTCGAGGCGGCCGAGCAGATCGCCAACATGATGGTGATGGAGCCGTACCCCGGATATCAGGGCGAGGGATTCTCGATGCCCTGCCGGAACGTCCTGCCCAAGCCGCTGCAGAAGCCGCACCCGCCGATGTGGCTGGCCTGCACGAACCGCAAGACGATCGAGATCGCGGCTCGAAACGGACTGGGGGCGCTCGCGTTCACGTTCCTCGACCCGGCCGAGGCCCGCACCTGGGCGGACCTCTACTACTCGATCATCAAGAGCGAGCAGTGCGTACCGCTGGGCCACAGCGTGAACGCGAACATCGCGATGGTCGCCGGGTTCTCGCTGCACCACGACGCGGCCGAAGCGCACCGGCGCGGCATGGACGGCTTCGCGTTCTTCCGGTACGCGATCAACGCGCTGGTCGCGAACGACGCCGTGCCGGGCCGCAGCCGCCTCTGGGAGGAGTACCAGGAGCTCAAGGGCCGCGAGCTGCCGACCATCGGCGCGCCCGGGATCGGCACGCCCGCCGACTACCGCGAGCTGGTGAAGGGGTTCGGCGACGTGGGCGTCGACCAGATCATCTTCCTGCAGCAGGGCGGGAAGAACCGCCACGATCACATCTGCGAGAGCCTCGATCTGTTCGGCCGCGAGGTGCTGCCGCACTTCGTCGAGGGCCGCGAGGAGCGCGAGGCGCGAAAGGCGCGCGAGCTCGCGCCGCACATCGAGAAGGCGCTGGCGCGAAAGCGCCGGATGCCCGCGCTCTCCGACGCCGAGATCCCGGTGGTCAAGGCCTCGCGCGAGCGCGAGGCGTTCTACTACAAAGAATGA